The proteins below are encoded in one region of Nonomuraea helvata:
- a CDS encoding LysR family transcriptional regulator, with product MTWTDLPPLGTLVAFEATVRHGGVSKAAAELHLTHGAVSRQIQQLERALGTVLFERRHRAMTPTPSATAFAAAVADALTLLSSAARRAGQAARPVPLVLSCEPTLLMRWLIPRMPALAQTAPELKLHLSAAGGPVPFDREGIDLAIRRNDFELPPGVHALWLFDELTGPVCTPELARTIGEPADLAEPPRLHTRTRPSAWADWASGRSTALPPAPEQTFEHFYLSLQAAAAGLGIAIGSHALVCDDLSTGRLAAPFGFQPDGSAYFLLTRTPDAPWIATLLAWLRDQARELHQRQNGASTTTARSRTWSHT from the coding sequence ATGACATGGACGGACCTGCCGCCGCTCGGCACCCTCGTGGCCTTCGAGGCCACCGTCCGGCACGGCGGCGTCAGCAAGGCCGCCGCCGAACTGCACCTCACTCATGGGGCGGTCAGCCGCCAGATCCAACAGCTCGAACGTGCCCTGGGCACCGTCCTGTTCGAACGCCGCCACCGCGCGATGACGCCGACTCCGTCGGCCACCGCTTTCGCCGCGGCCGTGGCCGACGCCCTGACCCTGCTCAGCTCCGCCGCCAGGCGGGCAGGGCAGGCCGCTCGGCCGGTCCCCTTGGTGCTCTCATGCGAGCCCACGCTTTTGATGCGATGGCTGATCCCGCGGATGCCCGCGCTCGCGCAGACCGCTCCCGAGCTGAAGCTGCACCTGTCCGCCGCCGGCGGCCCTGTTCCTTTCGACCGCGAGGGGATCGATCTGGCCATCCGCCGCAATGACTTCGAGCTGCCGCCCGGTGTCCACGCGCTGTGGCTGTTCGACGAGTTGACCGGCCCCGTCTGCACCCCCGAGCTGGCCCGCACGATCGGCGAGCCTGCCGACCTCGCCGAACCGCCTCGCCTGCACACCCGAACCAGGCCGAGCGCATGGGCCGACTGGGCCTCCGGCCGGAGCACCGCCCTCCCGCCCGCCCCCGAGCAGACCTTCGAGCACTTCTACCTGAGCCTCCAGGCTGCGGCCGCCGGCCTCGGCATCGCCATCGGATCACACGCTCTCGTCTGCGACGACCTGAGCACCGGACGACTTGCCGCACCCTTCGGATTCCAGCCCGACGGCAGCGCCTACTTCCTCCTGACCCGCACACCCGACGCCCCCTGGATCGCCACGCTGCTCGCTTGGCTACGAGACCAGGCCCGAGAACTTCACCAGCGGCAGAACGGGGCCTCCACCACCACCGCGCGATCCCGCACCTGGAGCCATACCTGA
- a CDS encoding cupin domain-containing protein, which translates to MSQEQDYAIHYAPLFTTLQTMDVQALIDQVDDPWYNQTLIQIGDVLVRLGVMQGEFHWHKHDEQDEFFFVLDGLFRIEIEGRDTVELGPRQAYSVPAGMLHRPVVPVRSAVLMIEKAGVVATGD; encoded by the coding sequence ATGTCGCAAGAGCAGGACTACGCCATTCACTACGCGCCGCTGTTCACCACACTGCAGACGATGGACGTCCAGGCTCTGATCGATCAGGTCGACGACCCCTGGTACAACCAGACCCTGATCCAGATCGGGGACGTGCTGGTCCGGCTGGGCGTCATGCAGGGCGAGTTCCACTGGCACAAGCACGATGAGCAGGATGAGTTCTTCTTCGTCCTCGACGGGCTGTTCCGCATTGAGATCGAGGGGCGGGACACAGTCGAACTCGGTCCCCGGCAGGCGTACTCGGTTCCCGCCGGGATGCTGCACCGGCCGGTCGTACCGGTCCGCAGCGCCGTGTTGATGATTGAGAAGGCGGGCGTCGTCGCCACCGGTGACTGA
- a CDS encoding thioesterase family protein yields MRPSLRPGLTARLDYTVPAERTVPHLLPEPSHFTALPAVLATGYLVGTVEWACMRVLDEYLDEGEQTLGVHVDLRHEAPTPPDGLLTVEAELTVVEGRHLTFTVHAFDDAATICPGVHRRAVIDAARFRARLDRRNGP; encoded by the coding sequence GTGCGGCCCTCACTGCGACCAGGATTGACTGCGCGGCTGGACTACACCGTGCCAGCCGAGCGTACGGTGCCGCATCTGCTGCCCGAGCCCAGCCACTTCACCGCGCTACCTGCCGTGCTGGCCACCGGCTACCTGGTCGGTACCGTCGAATGGGCGTGCATGCGCGTCCTGGACGAGTATCTGGACGAGGGCGAGCAGACCCTGGGTGTGCACGTCGACCTCAGACACGAGGCGCCTACTCCGCCGGACGGCCTGCTCACCGTCGAGGCCGAGTTGACCGTGGTCGAGGGCCGCCACCTCACCTTCACCGTGCACGCCTTCGACGACGCCGCCACCATCTGCCCAGGCGTTCACCGCCGCGCCGTCATCGACGCCGCACGCTTCCGTGCCCGGCTGGACAGGCGAAACGGCCCGTGA
- a CDS encoding four-carbon acid sugar kinase family protein, whose amino-acid sequence MTGIAIVADDLTSAGDGAAPFRDAGFPAVVMLADGPRRPGVTAVDIDTRARPVAEAARRSARAAAAYAGADVLVKTIDSTLRGHLVAEVEAALSTSGRHTAVVAPAFPGQGRTTVSGVQHVEGRPVDQTWFARDPVHPIRSADLCELFPGAVLSTQVANLVGAAQYIVGDAVTDRDLDLLVAAVPRAEEVLWVGSPGLAAALARHLAPQASAANPAVVLEAASRLLVVAGSLNPATDRQLTRLGAATGSRPVQAADTDAVERARRLLARHGMAILCGPRHRIDGAPVPATLARATAQLEQSRAFDALVLTGGETARTVLLALGARSIALAGELEPGIPLGLIEGPQPLPVVIKAGGFGDPGTLVRLHNRLTMTSERLP is encoded by the coding sequence GTGACCGGGATCGCGATCGTCGCCGACGACCTGACCAGCGCCGGAGACGGCGCGGCGCCGTTCCGGGATGCCGGTTTCCCGGCCGTGGTCATGCTCGCGGACGGGCCGAGGCGGCCCGGTGTGACAGCAGTCGACATCGACACCCGCGCTCGTCCTGTAGCCGAGGCGGCAAGGCGGAGCGCTCGCGCGGCAGCCGCGTACGCGGGCGCGGACGTTCTGGTTAAGACCATCGATTCCACGTTGCGCGGCCACCTGGTTGCGGAAGTCGAGGCGGCGTTGTCCACGAGCGGGCGGCATACGGCCGTCGTGGCGCCCGCTTTCCCCGGTCAGGGACGGACGACGGTGAGCGGCGTGCAGCACGTCGAGGGCCGGCCGGTGGATCAGACGTGGTTCGCTCGCGATCCCGTCCATCCGATACGGAGCGCGGACCTGTGCGAACTGTTCCCGGGTGCTGTGCTGAGCACGCAGGTGGCAAATCTGGTCGGTGCGGCCCAGTACATCGTCGGCGATGCGGTAACAGATCGGGACCTCGACCTGCTGGTGGCCGCGGTACCTCGAGCCGAGGAGGTGTTGTGGGTGGGATCGCCGGGGCTGGCGGCGGCGCTGGCCCGCCACCTCGCTCCCCAGGCCTCGGCGGCGAACCCGGCGGTAGTCCTCGAGGCCGCATCACGGCTGCTGGTTGTGGCGGGCAGCCTGAACCCGGCCACCGACCGACAGCTCACCCGGCTCGGCGCCGCCACCGGCTCCCGGCCGGTGCAGGCCGCCGACACCGACGCGGTCGAGCGTGCGCGGCGGCTGCTGGCGCGCCACGGCATGGCCATCCTGTGCGGGCCGCGGCACCGCATCGACGGAGCGCCGGTCCCGGCGACGCTGGCGCGGGCGACCGCCCAGCTCGAGCAGAGCCGGGCCTTCGACGCGCTCGTGCTCACCGGGGGCGAGACCGCTCGTACGGTCCTGCTCGCCCTCGGCGCCCGGTCCATCGCACTGGCCGGTGAGCTCGAGCCCGGCATCCCGCTCGGCCTCATCGAAGGCCCGCAGCCCCTGCCCGTCGTCATCAAGGCGGGCGGCTTCGGGGACCCCGGCACGCTCGTACGCCTGCACAACCGGCTGACCATGACATCGGAGAGGCTGCCATGA
- the pdxA gene encoding 4-hydroxythreonine-4-phosphate dehydrogenase PdxA: MTPIAITMGDPAGIGPEIVVKLIADERCDVPVVVLGDGGVLARAAAVTGLDVPIRALTSPEDLAPGSGVAQVLPVTTLPDLSWGQIDARAGRAAYEYVAKGIELALAGRVGALVTAPINKEALRLAGLAYPGHTEILAELSGSDAYAMMMINDEIRVVLVTIHEPLRAALDRITVEAERTAIRLAYDALRRTGVAAPRVAVAGLNPHAGENGLMGREDQDIIAPAVRAARADGIDASGPWPPDTVFMRARNGEFDVVVAQYHDQGLIPIKYLGLDHGTNVTIGLPFVRTSVDHGTAFDIAGKGVADHTSLLTALRHARTLAGDR, from the coding sequence ATGACTCCCATAGCGATCACGATGGGCGACCCGGCCGGGATCGGCCCGGAGATCGTTGTGAAGCTCATCGCCGACGAACGCTGTGACGTCCCCGTCGTCGTCCTCGGCGATGGCGGCGTGCTCGCGCGCGCCGCCGCCGTCACCGGTCTGGACGTGCCCATCCGGGCACTGACCTCACCCGAGGACCTGGCACCCGGTTCCGGCGTCGCGCAGGTGCTCCCGGTGACGACGCTGCCAGACCTGTCCTGGGGGCAGATCGACGCCCGCGCTGGGAGGGCCGCCTATGAATACGTCGCCAAGGGCATCGAACTGGCTCTGGCCGGCCGGGTGGGAGCCCTGGTCACCGCGCCGATCAACAAGGAGGCGCTGCGGCTGGCCGGGCTGGCATACCCCGGACACACCGAGATCCTGGCCGAGCTCAGCGGCAGCGATGCCTACGCCATGATGATGATCAACGACGAGATCCGGGTCGTGCTGGTCACCATCCACGAACCGCTGCGCGCCGCGCTCGACCGCATCACCGTCGAGGCCGAGCGCACCGCAATCCGGCTAGCGTACGACGCGTTGCGCAGGACCGGCGTTGCCGCGCCGCGGGTGGCGGTTGCCGGGCTGAACCCGCATGCGGGCGAGAACGGCCTCATGGGCCGCGAAGATCAGGACATCATCGCGCCCGCCGTACGAGCCGCCCGAGCCGACGGCATCGACGCCAGCGGCCCATGGCCACCCGATACCGTCTTCATGCGCGCCCGCAACGGCGAGTTCGACGTGGTCGTCGCGCAGTACCACGACCAGGGCCTCATCCCCATCAAGTACCTCGGCCTCGATCACGGCACGAACGTCACGATCGGCCTGCCCTTCGTACGAACCAGCGTGGACCACGGCACCGCCTTCGACATCGCGGGCAAAGGCGTCGCCGACCACACCAGCCTGCTCACCGCGCTGCGCCACGCCCGCACGCTGGCGGGTGACCGATGA
- a CDS encoding cyclase family protein translates to MTPLAALDILRAGHWVDLTHAFHPGIPHCPSFEPEQRTVVYDHAPRNGTRGSGFLAHEYRHVGQWGTHVDPPAHFVPGLRFQDQIPVTEMILPLVVLDIHEQAAADPDYCVTAADLAGWEARHGPVPPGSFVALRTDWSHRWPSQEHMINADADGIYHYPGWSHEVLVTLFEERDVTACGHETTDTDPGIIVSQGQAPLEHYVLAQDRYQIELLTGLDQIPEHGAVIVATWPKAQNGSGFPARAFAICP, encoded by the coding sequence ATGACGCCGCTCGCAGCGCTCGACATCCTGCGGGCTGGCCACTGGGTCGATCTGACCCACGCCTTCCACCCCGGCATCCCGCACTGCCCGAGCTTCGAACCCGAACAACGCACCGTCGTCTACGACCACGCGCCTCGTAACGGCACACGCGGGTCAGGGTTCCTGGCCCACGAGTACCGGCACGTCGGCCAGTGGGGCACCCACGTCGACCCACCCGCGCACTTCGTCCCGGGCCTGCGGTTCCAGGACCAGATACCGGTCACCGAGATGATCCTGCCGCTGGTCGTCCTCGACATCCACGAACAGGCCGCGGCCGACCCGGACTACTGCGTCACCGCCGCCGACCTGGCCGGCTGGGAGGCCCGGCACGGCCCCGTGCCGCCCGGCTCATTCGTCGCCCTGCGCACCGACTGGTCCCACCGCTGGCCCAGCCAGGAACACATGATCAACGCCGACGCCGACGGCATCTACCACTACCCCGGCTGGAGCCACGAGGTGCTCGTGACGTTGTTCGAAGAACGCGACGTCACCGCCTGCGGACACGAGACCACGGACACCGACCCCGGAATCATCGTCAGTCAGGGACAGGCGCCTCTCGAGCACTACGTTCTGGCCCAAGACCGCTACCAGATCGAGCTGCTCACCGGACTCGATCAGATCCCCGAACACGGCGCCGTCATCGTCGCCACCTGGCCCAAGGCACAGAACGGCTCCGGCTTCCCCGCCCGCGCCTTCGCCATCTGCCCCTGA
- a CDS encoding site-specific integrase — MFYMERAVSPSTGAVTFVVVDDQSYVIHKEACDFSLHLRARGRSPHTQRSYLPRVGRYLNWCSTRGIDWRTVSLGDLARYKLGLEQSRVRRSQHLLTGKTVNAHLTTVCEFLRFCAAQGRIPREVADRLVEPRFLRYAPRGCQRGEHGEHSMIRARVLKAVFDA, encoded by the coding sequence ATGTTCTACATGGAGCGGGCCGTGTCCCCGAGCACGGGCGCCGTGACGTTCGTTGTGGTCGATGACCAGTCCTATGTAATCCACAAGGAAGCCTGCGACTTCTCGCTGCACCTGCGAGCGCGTGGGCGATCGCCCCACACCCAGCGGAGCTACCTCCCGCGGGTGGGCCGGTACCTGAACTGGTGCAGCACACGAGGAATCGACTGGCGAACGGTGTCCCTAGGCGATCTGGCCCGATACAAGTTGGGCCTTGAGCAGAGCAGAGTCCGTCGCAGTCAGCACCTGCTCACGGGGAAGACGGTGAATGCGCACCTCACCACGGTCTGCGAGTTCCTGCGCTTTTGCGCCGCGCAGGGTCGCATTCCGCGGGAGGTCGCCGACCGGTTGGTTGAGCCCCGCTTCCTTCGCTACGCGCCGCGTGGTTGCCAGCGCGGCGAGCATGGCGAGCACAGCATGATCCGGGCGCGTGTGCTGAAGGCCGTTTTCGATGCCTAA
- a CDS encoding class I SAM-dependent methyltransferase has translation MTEVVVVTGYNALAEVYEWLISDAKLAPAEFAASFDDVLSLLPSNAHVLDCSCGTGQLAVGLAGRGMQVVATDASEAMVRRTAELSEQFKASVRTVRADWQELPDHFEDDTFDMVFCVGNSLHHAVGARGRGAALESMSRLLRPGGRLVLTSRTWELVRARGSRLDISDRLVRRNGRDAVVVYRWEIAPHWEEEHHIEIAIAQVDATGLVLVRSELLSCWPYRYEELEVELHRVGLRTEVSTFDLEAENYMVVASKV, from the coding sequence GTGACGGAGGTAGTAGTTGTGACGGGTTATAACGCGCTTGCCGAGGTGTACGAGTGGCTCATCTCGGATGCAAAGTTGGCTCCGGCCGAGTTCGCTGCGTCGTTCGATGACGTCCTCAGTCTCCTCCCGTCGAACGCTCACGTCCTCGATTGTTCGTGCGGAACCGGACAGTTGGCGGTTGGCCTCGCCGGTCGTGGCATGCAGGTTGTCGCAACGGACGCCAGCGAAGCGATGGTTCGTCGGACTGCGGAGTTGTCTGAGCAGTTCAAGGCATCTGTCCGGACAGTGCGGGCGGACTGGCAAGAGTTGCCCGACCACTTCGAGGACGACACGTTCGACATGGTGTTCTGCGTTGGTAACTCGCTGCACCATGCCGTGGGCGCGAGAGGCAGGGGTGCTGCTCTGGAGTCGATGTCACGGCTTCTGCGCCCTGGCGGGCGCTTGGTGCTCACCTCCCGCACTTGGGAACTCGTGAGGGCCAGAGGTTCCCGGCTGGACATCAGTGACCGACTCGTCCGCCGGAACGGTCGCGATGCCGTCGTGGTCTACCGCTGGGAGATTGCGCCGCATTGGGAGGAAGAGCACCACATCGAGATTGCGATCGCGCAAGTTGATGCGACTGGGCTGGTTCTTGTCCGCTCGGAACTGCTGTCCTGCTGGCCCTACCGGTACGAGGAACTCGAAGTCGAGTTGCACCGGGTCGGACTCCGGACGGAAGTGAGCACGTTCGATCTTGAGGCCGAGAACTACATGGTGGTCGCGAGCAAGGTATAG
- a CDS encoding ArsI/CadI family heavy metal resistance metalloenzyme translates to MSRVQLALRVGDLEGSIAFYTKLFGVEPAKRRPGYANFAIAEPPFKLVLLEGEQGQETVMDHLGVEVSSTDDVSAATERLKQAGLATFAENDTSCCYALQDKVWVRGPGAEPWEVYVVKADAGTLGKSAVTTEPAAPCACGPADGQITPATTGAGCC, encoded by the coding sequence ATGTCCCGCGTTCAACTCGCCCTGCGCGTCGGCGACCTGGAAGGCTCGATCGCCTTCTACACCAAGCTGTTCGGGGTCGAGCCGGCCAAGCGCCGCCCCGGCTACGCCAACTTCGCCATCGCCGAGCCCCCGTTCAAGCTCGTGCTCCTGGAGGGCGAGCAAGGCCAGGAGACCGTCATGGACCACCTCGGCGTCGAAGTCTCCTCGACCGACGACGTCAGCGCCGCCACCGAGCGGCTCAAGCAGGCCGGCCTGGCCACGTTCGCCGAGAACGACACCTCCTGCTGCTACGCCCTACAGGACAAGGTCTGGGTGCGCGGCCCGGGCGCCGAACCCTGGGAGGTGTACGTGGTCAAGGCCGACGCCGGCACCCTCGGCAAGTCCGCCGTCACCACCGAGCCCGCCGCTCCGTGCGCCTGCGGCCCGGCCGACGGCCAGATAACGCCGGCTACCACCGGAGCTGGCTGCTGCTGA
- a CDS encoding metalloregulator ArsR/SmtB family transcription factor — translation MSNQILPVFPADAGCCAPMVREPLAEDDAAELARMFKALSDPVRLRLLSLIASHESGQACVCDLTGPFDVSQPTISHHLKVLREAGLVGSERRGTWVYYWVIPTALNRLSGLLQTPAQMSIPTGSGA, via the coding sequence ATGTCGAATCAGATATTGCCGGTGTTCCCCGCCGATGCGGGCTGCTGCGCCCCAATGGTCCGCGAGCCGCTGGCCGAGGACGACGCCGCCGAGCTGGCACGGATGTTCAAGGCGCTGTCCGACCCGGTCCGGTTGCGGCTGCTGTCCCTGATCGCCTCACACGAGAGCGGCCAAGCGTGCGTGTGCGACCTGACCGGCCCGTTCGACGTGTCCCAGCCGACCATCTCCCATCACCTCAAGGTGCTGCGCGAGGCTGGCCTGGTCGGCTCGGAACGGCGCGGCACGTGGGTGTACTACTGGGTGATCCCGACCGCGCTGAACCGGCTGTCCGGTCTACTCCAGACCCCCGCGCAGATGTCGATCCCGACAGGGTCGGGCGCGTGA
- a CDS encoding MIP/aquaporin family protein, with protein MNLPLGRRLAAETVGTALLVAVVVGSGIQADRLSSDGGVELLANALATVLGLGVLIALLGPVSGAHFNPVVSLAAWWHGRREPAGLALREVAAYAGAQTGGAVAGALLANAMFDLPVVDWSTRERWAGHLWLAEAVATAGLILLIFGLARTGRAQVAAPAVACYVGAAYWFTSSTSFANPAVTIGRAFTDTYAGITPASVGPFIAAQLLGCLIGVSLVALLFPAIPDGAQAATTALAAQPAAADAVAELERSRP; from the coding sequence GTGAACCTGCCGCTCGGGCGGCGCCTGGCCGCCGAGACGGTCGGCACCGCGCTACTGGTGGCCGTCGTGGTCGGCTCGGGCATCCAGGCCGACCGGCTCAGCTCGGATGGCGGCGTGGAGCTGCTGGCCAACGCGCTGGCCACGGTGCTGGGCCTGGGTGTGCTGATCGCTTTGCTGGGCCCGGTCTCCGGTGCGCACTTCAACCCGGTGGTGTCCCTGGCCGCCTGGTGGCATGGCCGCCGCGAGCCCGCCGGCCTGGCGCTGCGGGAGGTGGCCGCCTATGCGGGTGCGCAGACAGGTGGGGCGGTCGCCGGGGCGCTGCTGGCCAACGCCATGTTCGATCTGCCGGTGGTGGACTGGTCGACCCGCGAGCGCTGGGCCGGCCACCTGTGGCTGGCCGAGGCGGTGGCCACCGCCGGGCTGATTCTGCTCATCTTCGGCCTTGCCCGGACCGGCCGGGCACAGGTGGCGGCGCCGGCTGTGGCCTGCTACGTCGGGGCGGCCTACTGGTTCACCTCCTCCACCAGCTTCGCCAACCCCGCCGTCACCATCGGCCGGGCCTTCACCGACACCTACGCGGGCATCACCCCCGCCTCGGTCGGCCCGTTCATCGCCGCCCAACTGCTGGGCTGCCTCATCGGCGTGAGCCTGGTCGCGCTGCTGTTCCCCGCCATCCCCGACGGCGCCCAGGCCGCCACCACCGCCCTGGCGGCCCAACCTGCCGCCGCTGATGCAGTCGCCGAGCTGGAAAGGTCGCGCCCGTGA
- a CDS encoding arsenate reductase ArsC, producing MNTAVPSVLFVCVHNAGRSQMAAAFLTHLAGDRIRVRSAGSAPADQVNPSVIEAMREAGIDISAELPKVLTTEAVQASDVVITMGCGDACPIFPGKRYEDWKLDDPAGQGIAAVRPIRDEIETRVHALIRDLLPDMGDPA from the coding sequence GTGAATACTGCCGTCCCGTCCGTGCTGTTCGTCTGCGTGCACAACGCCGGCCGATCCCAGATGGCCGCCGCGTTCCTCACCCACCTGGCGGGCGACCGCATCCGCGTCCGCTCCGCCGGATCGGCCCCCGCCGACCAGGTCAACCCGTCCGTGATCGAGGCGATGCGCGAGGCCGGCATCGACATCTCCGCCGAACTGCCCAAGGTGCTCACCACCGAGGCCGTCCAGGCCAGCGACGTCGTCATCACCATGGGATGCGGCGACGCCTGCCCGATCTTCCCCGGCAAACGCTACGAGGACTGGAAGCTCGACGACCCGGCCGGGCAAGGCATCGCCGCCGTGCGGCCCATCCGCGACGAGATTGAAACCCGCGTCCACGCCCTGATTCGCGACCTCCTGCCTGACATGGGAGACCCGGCATGA
- a CDS encoding N-acetyltransferase family protein has product MTSTVQITAMTAEHADQVLAIYQLGIDEGHATFETQAPTWDQFDAAKLPAHRHVALDHTGQVLGWVAATAVSDRCAYAGVVEHSVYVHHHARGRGAGTALLGALVASTEAAGIWTIQSGIFPENTASLALHARAGFRVIGTRERIGCHHGVWRDVVLIERRSPRIS; this is encoded by the coding sequence ATGACCAGCACCGTCCAGATCACCGCCATGACGGCCGAGCACGCCGACCAGGTCCTGGCCATCTACCAGCTCGGCATCGACGAGGGACACGCCACCTTCGAGACCCAAGCCCCCACCTGGGACCAGTTCGACGCCGCCAAGCTGCCCGCACACCGCCACGTCGCCCTCGACCACACCGGGCAGGTGCTCGGCTGGGTCGCGGCCACCGCAGTCTCCGACCGATGCGCCTACGCCGGCGTCGTGGAGCACTCCGTCTACGTCCACCACCACGCCCGGGGCCGCGGCGCCGGCACGGCCCTGCTCGGCGCTCTGGTCGCCTCGACCGAGGCTGCCGGAATCTGGACGATCCAGTCCGGGATCTTCCCCGAGAACACCGCCAGCCTCGCCCTGCACGCCCGCGCCGGCTTCCGCGTCATCGGCACCCGCGAGCGGATCGGCTGCCACCACGGCGTCTGGCGCGACGTCGTCCTCATCGAACGCCGCAGCCCCCGCATCTCCTGA
- a CDS encoding carboxylesterase/lipase family protein — translation MRRLSARLPARVMAALAALALVMSMCGAADARDPVAQTDLGPVRGVAEQGVRVYQGIPYAQPPTGARRWTLPVRPRPWSQVRDARRPGPACAQLDEQGAVAARSSEDCLYLNVTTPSGKSAGRRPVLVYLHGGAFSSGAGSDFDARRLAATGGVVVVTVNSRLGVFGFFGHPKLPGSGSYGLADQQAALRWVRANAAAFGGDPRTVTLMGQSSGGASVCAQLTSPQAAGLFHRAIIQSGSCLQRWPKNVMAPGLEAITYWASRADIEARGTKAAGELGCAGARATTCLRSLDTGKLLTLNGRFTQPAYGTPVLPADPAAALRSGDFHRVPVMQGNTRHEHRLFTRLFELEQPIDDARYRALLTTTFGARQARRVYAEYPPRAYTRDSTGPDGAGSAAALAWAAVGTDAGWVCPTLTASKLLARHVPVYGFEFADPDVPDILGLFPKGYPTGAYHGSELPMLFDIESTSIALSPAQRHLSAQMIRYWSTFAATGDPNHAGLPRWQAYPSTQALDSAPRGISPVDASTTHHCRFWATAPRLDGGARPTGKNRVIRPK, via the coding sequence ATGAGGCGGCTGTCAGCAAGGCTGCCGGCGCGGGTGATGGCGGCGTTGGCGGCGCTTGCGCTGGTCATGTCGATGTGCGGGGCCGCGGACGCGAGGGACCCGGTTGCGCAGACCGACCTGGGGCCGGTGCGCGGCGTCGCCGAGCAGGGCGTACGGGTCTATCAGGGAATTCCGTACGCCCAGCCGCCGACGGGGGCACGGCGCTGGACCCTCCCGGTGCGCCCCCGGCCCTGGAGCCAGGTGCGTGACGCGCGACGCCCCGGGCCGGCGTGCGCGCAGCTCGACGAGCAGGGCGCGGTCGCGGCACGCTCATCGGAGGACTGTCTCTACCTGAACGTCACCACCCCCAGCGGCAAGAGCGCCGGGCGGCGGCCGGTTCTGGTCTACCTGCACGGCGGCGCGTTCAGCTCCGGCGCCGGCAGCGACTTCGACGCCCGCCGCCTGGCCGCCACCGGCGGCGTGGTCGTGGTGACCGTCAACTCCAGGCTCGGCGTGTTCGGCTTCTTCGGCCACCCGAAGTTGCCCGGCTCGGGATCCTACGGCCTGGCCGACCAGCAGGCCGCGCTGCGCTGGGTGCGAGCCAACGCCGCCGCGTTCGGCGGAGACCCGCGCACGGTCACGCTGATGGGCCAATCCTCCGGCGGAGCGAGCGTCTGCGCCCAGCTCACCTCGCCCCAGGCGGCGGGCCTGTTCCACCGCGCCATCATCCAGAGCGGCTCCTGCCTGCAACGCTGGCCCAAGAACGTCATGGCGCCCGGCCTGGAGGCCATCACCTACTGGGCCTCACGCGCGGACATCGAGGCTCGCGGCACCAAGGCCGCCGGGGAACTGGGCTGCGCGGGAGCGCGAGCGACCACGTGCCTGCGCAGCCTGGACACCGGGAAGCTCCTCACCCTCAACGGCCGCTTCACCCAGCCCGCCTACGGCACCCCGGTGCTGCCCGCCGACCCGGCCGCGGCACTGCGCTCGGGCGACTTCCACCGCGTGCCCGTGATGCAGGGCAACACCCGCCACGAGCACCGCCTGTTCACCCGGCTCTTCGAACTGGAACAACCGATCGACGACGCCCGCTACCGGGCGCTGCTGACCACCACCTTCGGTGCCCGCCAGGCCCGGCGTGTGTACGCCGAGTACCCGCCCCGCGCCTACACCCGCGACTCCACCGGCCCCGATGGAGCCGGCTCCGCGGCTGCGCTCGCCTGGGCCGCCGTCGGCACGGACGCCGGCTGGGTGTGCCCCACCCTCACCGCGAGCAAGCTGCTGGCCCGGCACGTGCCCGTCTACGGCTTCGAGTTCGCCGACCCTGACGTGCCGGACATCCTCGGCCTGTTCCCCAAGGGCTACCCGACCGGCGCCTACCACGGCTCGGAGCTCCCCATGCTCTTCGACATCGAGAGCACGTCCATCGCCCTCAGCCCGGCGCAGCGGCACCTGTCGGCGCAGATGATCCGCTACTGGAGCACGTTCGCCGCCACGGGCGACCCCAACCATGCCGGCCTGCCCCGGTGGCAGGCGTACCCGTCCACCCAGGCCCTCGACTCCGCGCCCCGAGGCATCTCACCCGTGGACGCGAGCACCACCCATCACTGCCGGTTCTGGGCCACCGCACCCAGGCTGGACGGAGGAGCTAGGCCCACTGGTAAGAATCGCGTCATACGGCCTAAATGA
- a CDS encoding helix-turn-helix domain-containing protein, protein MTGSDFGRWLKLTLRVRRWSRPAMRGRGLVDAAGGFTDAGRETRQRIEALTDELAAGLEPLAAAVWAFDN, encoded by the coding sequence GTGACCGGCTCCGACTTTGGTCGATGGCTGAAGCTCACCCTGCGTGTGCGGCGATGGTCGCGCCCCGCCATGCGCGGCCGCGGTCTCGTGGACGCCGCCGGCGGGTTCACCGACGCCGGCCGGGAGACCAGGCAGCGGATCGAGGCGCTCACCGACGAGCTGGCCGCGGGGCTCGAGCCGCTCGCCGCCGCAGTATGGGCCTTCGACAACTGA